The Archocentrus centrarchus isolate MPI-CPG fArcCen1 chromosome 1, fArcCen1, whole genome shotgun sequence genome includes the window TCTCGGCTGTGGCTGTCGTTAGCACGCCACAGCTAGCGAGACAGCGGGATTAAAGCGGAGCACGGTGGAGATTTTTAGCTCGCAGGCTAACGCCGTGCGCCAGCCTCCGCTCCATCCGAATAACACCGCGTTTTTTATCCGCAGATACAGCACTTGGGAACCGGAGGAAAATATCCTGGACTCCCGCTTGTTTGCCGCTTTTGAGCAGAGGTAAGATGTCTGTGTGGCCTTTCGGGCACTGTACGCTGTCCTCGGTGCACTTTGCTCCCGTGACACTCAAAATGGGTGTCTGCTGTTTTCACAGGGAGCGAGAAAGGGAGCTGTACGGGCCCAAAAAGAGAGGACCAAAACCCAAGACATTTCTGCTTAAGGTAAATTTAGCAGCTCGGTTTACTCTCGGCTGATTTTATTATAATGGATGCCTGACAGACTAATAAAGCCCCAGCAAACAGTGCCAGTGCATCATCGCTGGGTGAATTTTGCAGATTCTGGCTTCTTAATTTGCTTTATCTGCATGCATTAGGCGATAAGCAGGTTCAATATGCTAATTATGCATAATTAGAACAGCCTGCGCATAAATGAGTGTATTCAGTTTGTTTATTACCTTAAGGGTGTGTGTTGACATGGTAAAACGGGCTCTGAATACCTTAACACAGGGGTGCCAAAATTAAACTGTTAAATTTGTGGTGATGCCAGGCATGACAGTGGATGACatggtaaaaatatttttagatattGGCAAATAGATTAACTCATAATGAATGCTGGAAATAGATGATTACTTCTGCTTCTCTAACTGAAGagaataataaattattatgcACCAGTTTTAATGGACCAGCCTGCTTGAGCCTAAACTCAACAGAGTATTTCCTGTTAACTAAATGAGGTTAACAAGCagggagtgtttttttttttttttttaatttatttattttttttaagaaaattagAAATCAGGAATATTTGTGACTTCGGCATATCAGTAGATAAATAACAGTTGCACATATGAACTTTACTTTTTATGCACAAATTTATTTGCTTATTAAAATGTAGTCACAGAAATCTGAGCCTACTCTAAATGACACCTGTTTCTGGAAACTTGTGAAAAAATGTCATCTTTGCATTGTTGTCCttcttacatttaaaaaaataaataaataaaaacatagtttttttctttctttttttatattgagATTGATGCATTAGCCTGGAATAAATTCTTTAATTTTATAACGGTATCCATCTTTAAATTAAGAAAAGTGTTGGTGCCCTGTGAGTTGAGGAAAACATCAGGCCTGATCTGGGAACTaggaaaactgcaaaaaattgGTGGAAGTTTACTAATAAACATGGTGGCCTGAGAGTTGTTAATGCTTTGTCCTATTAATGAAACATCATTTCCACCATTTCACATGTTAGAGCTGGAGTTTAATCAATATTCAATATGTTATGGGCAGAAGCAGCCTGCTTCATGGCATTTTACAAGTTAGTAGAACTAACTTGTAGCAGATAATAAAAGAATGAATTCTTtttagctgcttcagtttgaggTTTGCTATGAAAGCGGCCTGTTTTACTCATGTAAGAcacaaaaaatgaattaaatggtgtcattttttttttaaataataatttccaACATTTCTGGTAGGCTCAGGCTAAGGTGAAGTCCAAGTCCTATGACTTCAGGAGTGAAGCAGTCCGAGGGATGCGCATCTCCTACCCGGCCCCAGAACCAGTCGCTACCCCCAGGGCCAGAGAGGGCCTGAGAGCGGTCGTTCCCACCATCTTCCCACCGAGTACTGTCAACCGTGGAGAGAGCGTACGTGTCCGACCGCCTGAACTGAGCCCCCGTGAGCACCAGCAGACTTTGCTTCATCAAACTATTCCAGAAGGACTCGTCCACATACCTAAGAAGAGAGGCCCAAAGCCTAAGCCGCGGTTTAACGATAGCAGCTGCAGTCCTGCCTTCTCTGAGCACCAcaagaggagagcagaggagcagGAGATTCATGGCCCTCACAAACTGGCTAAGCTCCAGGGTGGTGAAGACATGAGGCTGGTCAAGCTGGCCCACAGACATCCAGAGAACCATGGTCACAGCCATAAACATtaccacctccaccaccatcatcaccacacacacagccgCTCCGGTGAGAGCTCCTACAAACAGCTCTACCCAGACCGTCGCCTGCATCCCCACAGAACGGACATGGAAACTCACAGGACAAAGGACGGCTCCAGCTACCTGGTGCCCGCGCATTTCAAGCAACACGCGAAAATGAGTCTGAGTCGCCCCGCCGAGCTCCCGCTGATGGAGAAGCCTTATTTTCTGGACAGGCCGTCCCCGACGCGGCTCGATGACGATTTGGACGAAGTGACGTGGAGGCCCTCTCTCGGCAACGTGGAGAAGGTCCTGGTGACGGATGTGACCACCAACTTCCTGACGGTCACCATCAAGGAGAGCAGCACTTCTAAAGGCTTCTTTAAAGACAAAAGATGACGGACTGTCAGCAGAATCACTCTGAAGTTTGTAGGACATAGTGGGATTATTAAGCAAAGCAGTTTTTGTATGTAATGTATAAAGGCAAATTACATAATGTGCATATGTGTATATAATATAAAGCTGGACATCTATTTAATGTATTGACCAAATCAAATGAAGTCCGTTTCACATTGTGCACTGTGAACATGAGTTGCATGTTTCCTTTGCAGCAGGTGGCTACTTTCTGTACAGAGCTTGTGACTTTTACTATTTTGCATTTATAACTAACAAGAATGTATTTTGCCCACGTGCATCTTCCCACCTGAAACTGTGAGAAGTTAAACTTAACTGGGATGTTTAATTCAGTCTGCGGTCCGACTGCTTCTCTTTATTTGAACAGTTTTGACTGAAAAGTTCTGTTTAATTCAATCCTGGgctgatatttaaaaatgaactcaAGCACTTTGAatttaaaagtattaaaaaaacagaacaagttTGTCCAGGAGTTTTCAAAAACTTAAAACTAAATTAACAAATTCAACACAGTCATAATAAAAGTTTCCCCAAGGTGAATATAACATTTCTCTCATTAACGTACTTcctatattttacattttcatagaAAAAGGATCCTAAAGCTTTGTTGTAACTGACAAAAAAGTTGCTTTTTAGACGCttttcaataaatcatttgaattttctcatttctttgtgtctttttttgcaCCATCTTCAGCCTGGAAGGCACCAATTATTtccaaaataatataaaaataggGGACAATAAATTTGGTAAGAACacgttatttcatttttgtttttatgtttaattcTTGCATAGTTGCGCCAGAAGTTAAAGGCCTCGGGCTCATTGCCCTGCCTGGCGCACGCAGTCCTGCAGCGGGCCTTTATTGTTCTGCTCCCAGAGTTAGGATATCACAAATTTTGCTCCGCTTTGGTCTATGAATTTGGAAAAACCTGCAGCTGTGCTGCGactatttgatttttttatatgtCCATTAAGCTTGCTGCGTGTCGGCCACGTAAAGCTTCGTTttactggggggaaaaaaaaaaaaggctcaaatGACAAAATGCAGACAGTCGTTCCAACAGgccttatttgttttatttgtattcagtttaaaaaataaataaagcataattttttaaaatctatttaatGATATTTTGAGTGTTTGCTGTGCCAAGCCAGGCCTTTAAAACTCTCAGCGCGGTTAAATGCGCGTTTAGGTTTATTGCTGCCGGTCGCGCAGACAGGTGGAGGCTTTTCAGAGCGCAGCGCTGCTTCATTCATGCGCGGCTGCTCAGGTGTCCCACAGCGCTGCTGTCCTTTGTGCTCAGGTATCGCACAGTGAGACAGTGTCCCACATTTTTATTGGCTCTAGTTTACAGATCTGAGCGCCTCAATAGCCGCAAATGTGTGGCGTGAAAATAGCAATGGCATGGCCAGAAATGAAAGCAGACGAAGTAATTAACGATAGTTTTATCAGTCTGGGGgataaaataaagatgaaaatacACAAGTGTAGCCTATGAAAGTATCGCAAAGACCCGAACAATCTTTAGTTTAATTTATGCTCTTAGTGTTCAGCGGGCGCTGGGCGATAATGCG containing:
- the cbx8b gene encoding chromobox protein homolog 8b, encoding MELSAVGERVFAAESIIKRRIRKGRIEYLVKWKGWSPKYSTWEPEENILDSRLFAAFEQRERERELYGPKKRGPKPKTFLLKAQAKVKSKSYDFRSEAVRGMRISYPAPEPVATPRAREGLRAVVPTIFPPSTVNRGESVRVRPPELSPREHQQTLLHQTIPEGLVHIPKKRGPKPKPRFNDSSCSPAFSEHHKRRAEEQEIHGPHKLAKLQGGEDMRLVKLAHRHPENHGHSHKHYHLHHHHHHTHSRSGESSYKQLYPDRRLHPHRTDMETHRTKDGSSYLVPAHFKQHAKMSLSRPAELPLMEKPYFLDRPSPTRLDDDLDEVTWRPSLGNVEKVLVTDVTTNFLTVTIKESSTSKGFFKDKR